A single genomic interval of Dromiciops gliroides isolate mDroGli1 chromosome 1, mDroGli1.pri, whole genome shotgun sequence harbors:
- the LOC122751809 gene encoding high mobility group protein HMG-I/HMG-Y-like, with protein MSESSSRSSQPLASKLEKDGSEKRGRGRPRKQPPKEPSEAPTPKRPRGPPKGSQNEGAAKGRKTTAAPGSKPRGERRGRGISQESLQEEQ; from the coding sequence ATGAGTGAATCTAGTTCAAGGTCCAGCCAGCCTCTGGCCTCCAAACTGGAGAAAGATGGGTCTGAGAAGAGAGGGCGGGGCCGACCCCGGAAACAACCTCCAAAGGAACCCAGTGAGGCACCAACTCCCAAGAGACCTCGGGGCCCACCGAAGGGGAGTCAGAACGAGGGGGCTGCAAAAGGCCGGAAAACCACCGCTGCACCAGGGAGCAAaccaagaggagaaagaagaggaagagggatatCCCAGGAGTCTTTGCAGGAGGAGCAGTGA